A stretch of the Alphaproteobacteria bacterium genome encodes the following:
- a CDS encoding helix-turn-helix transcriptional regulator: MDSPPDMVLERAIELLYEAITDSSRWQEFLNVCANAFDAKAASIIITDAQVANGVYSALYNLNPDQLAKAIQHGQTDLRVLYSMANPGRPFSDYLVMPHDELDRSPMAVDCLIPNGLRYTLGVSFVDETTMSAVGFYRRRQDAIFDESDLRRMGRLVPHLRRAIRLVVQFLRLEQEKWAALEVLNTMPMGLAIADAQSHLLHANTAAQRILEAGDGLLFNHGRLWGNTSDASEALRSAIACAVDGSKPHQALAITRQAGTPLFLRIASLHRNEMAGKQIALPQPVAALYITDPDRPQETMLELLQRLYGLTPREVELAALIARGERLDACAANMNISIPTAKTHLQSVFGKTGAATQADLVRLVLSAPVWEHASAPGT; encoded by the coding sequence ATGGACAGCCCCCCGGATATGGTGCTTGAACGCGCCATCGAGCTTCTTTACGAAGCCATCACCGATTCCTCGCGCTGGCAGGAGTTCTTAAACGTCTGCGCCAATGCGTTCGACGCCAAGGCGGCATCGATCATCATCACCGATGCGCAGGTGGCCAACGGCGTCTACAGCGCCCTGTACAATCTCAATCCAGACCAGCTTGCCAAGGCGATCCAGCATGGCCAAACGGATTTACGTGTGCTCTACAGCATGGCAAACCCCGGTCGGCCCTTTTCGGATTATCTTGTCATGCCCCATGACGAGCTTGACCGTTCGCCAATGGCCGTGGATTGTCTGATCCCCAATGGGCTTAGATACACTTTGGGCGTTTCCTTCGTCGATGAAACAACCATGTCCGCCGTTGGCTTCTACCGCAGACGCCAAGATGCAATTTTTGATGAGAGCGATTTGCGGCGCATGGGACGACTGGTCCCGCATCTCAGGCGGGCCATCCGTTTGGTTGTGCAGTTTCTCAGGCTGGAGCAGGAGAAGTGGGCCGCCCTCGAAGTGCTGAACACGATGCCGATGGGGCTGGCCATCGCGGATGCGCAAAGTCATTTACTGCATGCGAACACGGCTGCGCAGCGCATTCTTGAAGCCGGAGACGGATTGTTGTTCAATCACGGAAGGCTTTGGGGCAATACATCAGATGCTTCGGAAGCTCTTAGATCGGCCATCGCTTGTGCCGTGGATGGCAGCAAGCCTCATCAGGCGCTAGCCATAACCCGCCAGGCGGGCACCCCTCTATTCCTGCGCATCGCCTCGCTTCATCGGAATGAAATGGCAGGAAAGCAGATCGCCTTGCCGCAACCTGTGGCCGCCTTGTACATCACCGATCCTGACCGTCCGCAGGAAACGATGTTGGAGTTGCTTCAGCGCCTCTATGGCCTGACACCGCGCGAGGTCGAATTGGCCGCCTTGATTGCCAGGGGCGAGCGGCTCGATGCCTGCGCGGCGAATATGAACATTTCAATCCCGACGGCAAAAACGCATCTGCAATCCGTTTTCGGAAAGACAGGCGCAGCAACCCAGGCCGATTTGGTCAGGCTGGTGCTTTCGGCGCCGGTGTGGGAACATGCCTCAGCCCCTGGAACGTGA
- a CDS encoding Usg family protein, translating to MREFDLMLKDYRLTTAEIFYHLPDHPNVLQSYVWQEYDHAPDYPELHKFLDYWSHNIEGTLHSIYVASAKPLRPGAWRYAQVSLSVH from the coding sequence ATGCGCGAGTTCGACCTGATGCTGAAAGATTACCGCCTGACCACGGCCGAAATCTTCTATCACCTGCCCGATCACCCCAATGTGCTGCAAAGCTATGTTTGGCAGGAATACGACCACGCCCCCGACTATCCGGAACTGCACAAATTCCTCGATTATTGGAGCCATAATATCGAGGGCACGCTGCATTCGATCTATGTCGCCTCGGCCAAGCCGCTGCGCCCCGGCGCTTGGCGCTATGCCCAGGTCAGCCTAAGCGTGCATTAA
- a CDS encoding PAS domain-containing protein: MEGLACKTDGSSELEPIIDLLYEAVTDSTKWEPLLESCAKVFGASSASINILDPTWSSGLFNAFYKLDPGLLVRFMDYVAEDPRLPLWKENPGRPLSDHLELPQAHFDRSRLFTEVMRPNGIEYSLGVHLPQDGVNSGFVFFRSPSDRVFNEREVAKLGKLVPHLRRAVRLFTQFMRLERDKWAAMSVLDTMPLGILVADAEAHLQHANLAAREILGLKDGLLVRHNLLWGSDSDSTSKLKQAIRAAIDGHTPQGITLPRLEGSPLLLRIGSLRQDSFEGCIISLEQPLAILYITDPDRPQETMLELLQRLYGLTPREVELAAALSKGERLDDCSARMKISKPTAKTHLQSIFSKTGAATQADLVRLVLSAPVWEMDATGLTRKRIE; this comes from the coding sequence ATGGAGGGACTTGCTTGCAAAACGGACGGTTCCAGCGAATTGGAACCGATCATTGATCTCTTGTACGAAGCGGTTACCGATTCCACCAAATGGGAACCGCTTCTGGAGAGCTGCGCCAAAGTGTTTGGCGCCAGTTCCGCCTCGATCAATATTCTTGATCCTACTTGGTCAAGCGGGCTGTTCAACGCTTTCTACAAGCTGGATCCGGGGTTGCTCGTGCGGTTCATGGACTATGTCGCCGAAGACCCGCGTTTGCCATTATGGAAAGAAAATCCGGGGCGACCGCTTTCCGATCATTTGGAACTTCCCCAGGCGCATTTCGACAGGTCCCGTCTGTTTACCGAGGTAATGCGCCCAAACGGCATCGAATATTCCCTGGGCGTGCATCTGCCGCAGGACGGAGTCAACTCCGGTTTCGTTTTTTTCCGCTCTCCCTCAGACAGAGTATTTAACGAGAGGGAAGTCGCAAAACTAGGAAAGTTGGTTCCCCATCTCCGCCGCGCCGTACGTCTCTTTACGCAGTTTATGCGACTCGAACGCGACAAATGGGCGGCCATGAGCGTTCTCGACACCATGCCGCTTGGCATTCTGGTCGCCGATGCCGAGGCCCATCTCCAGCATGCCAATCTCGCCGCCAGGGAGATTCTCGGTCTCAAGGACGGTTTGTTGGTCAGGCACAATCTTCTATGGGGTTCGGATTCCGATAGCACCTCGAAATTGAAGCAGGCAATCCGCGCGGCAATTGACGGCCACACGCCTCAGGGCATCACCTTGCCCCGGCTGGAAGGTTCTCCGTTGCTGCTACGTATAGGCTCCCTACGCCAGGACAGCTTTGAGGGCTGCATCATATCCCTCGAGCAGCCGCTGGCCATTCTGTATATCACCGATCCCGACCGTCCCCAAGAAACGATGCTCGAGCTTCTGCAACGTCTGTACGGACTGACGCCGCGTGAAGTCGAACTGGCGGCGGCCCTGTCAAAAGGCGAACGGCTTGACGATTGTTCGGCAAGAATGAAGATATCGAAGCCGACGGCCAAAACCCATTTGCAATCGATCTTCTCGAAAACCGGCGCCGCCACCCAGGCCGACCTGGTCAGATTGGTCCTCTCGGCACCGGTGTGGGAAATGGACGCAACCGGCCTTACCAGGAAGAGGATTGAATAG
- a CDS encoding Hsp20/alpha crystallin family protein → MSTKTLEKTGKAPVGKAGAAKAPVSYEYPSGWLFEGLADFDRMFDSFMGGLPMLRDMERSLAALPKMDVAETETGFEVTIDLPGMDEADVKLTLKDGLLTIEGEKKSETQEKGKDKEYHRVERHHATVMRSLRLPETVDADKITARMEKGVMTVSLPKLPAAAREPRKIEVKGT, encoded by the coding sequence ATGTCAACCAAGACGTTAGAGAAAACCGGCAAGGCGCCGGTTGGCAAGGCAGGGGCGGCCAAGGCCCCCGTGTCTTACGAGTACCCCAGCGGCTGGCTGTTCGAAGGTCTGGCCGATTTCGACCGGATGTTCGATTCCTTCATGGGTGGCCTGCCAATGCTGCGGGATATGGAACGTTCGCTGGCGGCTCTGCCAAAAATGGATGTGGCGGAGACCGAAACCGGGTTCGAAGTGACGATTGATCTGCCTGGTATGGACGAGGCCGACGTCAAGCTCACTCTGAAGGACGGTCTTTTGACCATCGAGGGCGAGAAAAAGTCCGAAACCCAGGAAAAAGGAAAGGATAAGGAATATCACCGCGTTGAGCGGCACCACGCGACCGTCATGCGCAGCCTAAGGTTGCCCGAAACGGTCGATGCGGACAAGATCACGGCCCGCATGGAAAAGGGCGTGATGACTGTTTCGCTGCCCAAACTTCCCGCCGCCGCCCGGGAACCCCGCAAGATCGAGGTGAAAGGCACGTAA